Proteins found in one Ptychodera flava strain L36383 chromosome 16, AS_Pfla_20210202, whole genome shotgun sequence genomic segment:
- the LOC139152674 gene encoding uncharacterized protein, which yields MKSMFTSLFVAMVISNAIAMEIKRHGCGEPVRDGLRCYVCDWTADLDGCKKTKDTETCDDNMVCVTRYRLIDDGVIQVKKGCKQRVWAGNQPSCEDNKNAKGQIVVGETCVNYCEENLCNTNDDDCVVRGPTERSCYQREWSTQRYCATSALCSMSEAACATQVKFTEDGQKLYQYKCHQKHYCQQNFISGNHGNCGSNPDEATPAPCNQICNYCTSDVEADNSNP from the exons ATGAAGTCGATGTTCACTTCGCTGTTCGTTGCCATGGTTATCAGCAACGCCATCGCAATG GAAATAAAAAGACATGGTTGTGGTGAGCCTGTGAGAGATG GTCTTCGATGTTACGTCTGTGATTGGACCGCTGACTTGGATGGTTGTAAAAAGACGAAAGATACTGAGACTTGTGACGACAATATG GTGTGTGTTACCCGGTACAGACTGATTGATGACGGCGTAATTCAAGTGAAGAAAGGTTGCAAGCAGAGAGTG TGGGCAGGGAATCAACCAAGCTGTGAGGACAACAAGAATGCCAAGGGTCAAATTGTGGTCGGCGAAACCTGTGTAAATTACTGTGAAGAGAACCTGTGTAACACCAATGACGATGATTGTGTTGTCAGGGGACCAACTG AACGTTCCTGTTATCAGCGTGAGTGGAGCACTCAACGATACTGTGCGACGAGCGCCCTCTGTTCTATGTCCGAG GCTGCTTGTGCTACACAAGTAAAGTTCACCGAGGACGGCCAGAAATTGTACCAGTACAAGTGTCATCAAAAACAT TATTGCCAGCAAAATTTCATCAGCGGAAACCATGGCAACTGCGGCTCTAATCCGGACGAAGCAACGCCAGCTCCCTGCAACCAGATTTGCAATTACTGTACATCTGATGTGGAAGCCGACAACAGTAACCCATAA